The following proteins come from a genomic window of Andrena cerasifolii isolate SP2316 chromosome 6, iyAndCera1_principal, whole genome shotgun sequence:
- the Cpr3 gene encoding cuticular protein 3 translates to MAGKLVVLVSLAVLSKGAVVPAVVPAVSVPAARLEELDAAPQYSFAYDVQDPVTGDSKAQYETRNGDIVQGSYSLIEADGTRRIVQYTADPINGFNAVVSREPATAVAAIAAPLLPYAPAIAPSVAAAPVLPAAAAPVPAIPASGPDSDVEVVEARSGPIVAAAPNAREEQLRQQQERQLQQLKELERQQQEQQQQQLQRLQQQSRQQFQQQIQQRKQERAQLSQEEIEAEQQQLQLQRQQVQRQQPQLQQQIAPVRAAATPVQVGVKAQRLVGLPAAKAVTTYPNAYAYTAAYSSPLAYATPLNGLTYAPATALL, encoded by the exons ATGGCTGGAAAG CTCGTCGTACTCGTAAGCTTGGCGGTGCTCTCGAAGGGGGCGGTGGTGCCTGCGGTGGTACCAGCGGTGTCCGTGCCAGCGGCGAGGCTCGAGGAGCTGGACGCGGCTCCTCAGTACAGTTTCGCTTACGACGTCCAGGACCCGGTGACCGGCGACTCTAAGGCCCAATACgagacgaggaacggcgacatCGTGCAGGGTAGTTACAGCCTGATCGAGGCAGACGGTACTAGACGCATCGTCCAGTACACGGCCGACCCCATAAACGGATTCAACGCGGTGGTGAGCCGCGAGCCAGCCACCGCGGTGGCTGCGATCGCAGCGCCACTGTTGCCTTACGCACCTGCCATCGCGCCCTCCGTGGCGGCTGCGCCTGTCCTGCCCGCAGCAGCTGCGCCGGTGCCAGCCATTCCCGCCAGTGGCCCGGACTCCGACGTCGAGGTCGTCGAAGCCAGGTCGGGCCCCATCGTCGCAGCCGCGCCGAACGCTCGGGAGGAGCAACTTCGGCAGCAGCAAGAACGACAGCTGCAGCAGCTGAAGGAGCTCGAGAGGCAACAGCaagaacagcagcaacagcagctgcAACGGCTTCAACAGCAATCCAGGCAGCAGTTCCAGCAACAGATACAGCAGCGGAAACAGGAGAGGGCGCAGCTGAGCCAGGAGGAGATCGAGGCAGAGCAGCAACAGCTGCAGCTGCAACGGCAGCAGGTGCAGCGGCAACAGCCGCAGCTGCAGCAACAAATCGCACCGGTCAGAGCTGCCGCTACTCCGGTGCAAGTGGGGGTGAAAGCTCAACGATTGGTCGGACTGCCTGCGGCTAAAGCTGTTACTACTTATCCCAACGCCTATGCATACACGGCCGCCTATTCCTCACCTTTGGCTTACGCGACACCTCTCAATGGACTCACCTATGCACCCGCCACCGCGCTCCTGTGA
- the Cpr4 gene encoding cuticular protein 4 yields the protein MVVKSVTILLAIVAFASLNAAAIPVPTLPVAKLGPVVPVHPEFNYDPHPQYTYAYDVQDSLTGDTKSQHESRNGDVVSGSYSFIEADGTRRTVEYTADPVNGFNAVVHREPVVVVKPAYKVAPVAFHP from the exons ATGGTCGTCAAG AGTGTAACGATCCTGCTGGCGATCGTAGCGTTCGCAAGCTTGAATGCTGCTGCGATCCCTGTACCAACTTTGCCAGTGGCTAAGCTCGGGCCCGTAGTGCCGGTCCACCCAGAGTTCAATTACGATCCCCATCCGCAATACACGTACGCCTACGACGTGCAGGACAGCCTGACCGGGGACACGAAGAGCCAGCACGAGAGCAGGAACGGCGACGTAGTCAGCGGTAGTTACAGCTTCATCGAAGCCGACGGTACGAGGAGGACCGTCGAGTACACCGCGGACCCTGTGAACGGATTTAACGCTGTCGTCCACAGAGAACCAGTGGTTGTCGTGAAACCGGCCTACAAGGTCGCCCCCGTAGCTTTCCACCCTTAA